ACTCCCCAAGGTCTTCTTCAAGCTGGTCTTCAAGACAAACACGATCGCTCTGCCAAACGTCAGGAAGAGCTCGCGCGCGAATCGGGTGCTTCGTTGCTCAACGTTCCAACAAGCCGCTCCTCCCAAACTGGTCTTCTCGGTGCCGTTTCCGCCCATGAACGCGACAGGAAACGCGACGGCGGGTTTGGTGCAGTTCTTACTGAACGTGAACGCGAGAAGCGTATGGCCGAGGTCGCCAACGCAAAATTGATGATATGCAGCGCCAGCAGCTTGAGAATGGTCAGATGTATGGAGGCATGAACCCGATGATGGGTATGAATCCTATGATGACCGAATGGGCTGGGTATGAACCCGATGGGCATGATGGGCTTCAACCCGATGATGGGCGGCTTCGACCCTCAACAACAGTTCCAGATGTGGGCCGCACAAACAGCTGCAGCCGAGGCTTACCAACGTGCCATGATGACGTCTCCCAAGCTGGTTCGGTCGCACCTGGCCAGCAAGACGATGGCGCCGCCCCTCGTGTGTGGCGAGTCCTATGCCTGGAATGGGGAATGATGGTGGTATGCCGGGATGATGGGGATGGGTGGCATGCCTGGTATGGGAATGAACGATGATGGGGATGAATCCCATGATGACCGGTATGGTGGCATGAGCGGATTCGGAGGCTCTCCAGTTTGGAGGTATGGGTATGGGTATGCCCAACGGTATGAATCCTATGGGTAGCCCTATGAGCACGGGTGCTCAAACCCCAGCGGTCAACCGCGACGCGGACGACAACCACGCTGGGCAAGCCGCCAGTCCGCTGCGGGGATCGTTAAGCCATGGACTAGATTTCTCTTTGGTTTCCTACGTCATTTCTCGTTTTGTCTTTGTGCATACCCTCTATTCATATACGTGCCTCTCTATGGTCGGACTCGTGATTCGGTTTGATTGCCTCTTGACAAAATTATAATATCATGTGAACACCTTTTTTGGTTTATATAACTCGAGCTTGCTTGCTATACATGTTACTTATGGAGAATCTTTGTTGTCGATACATACGTATGCTCTCAATCTTGATACAGTCTCGGGATCCGAGAGTGATTTGCAAGCTTTTCCCTCCTTGGAGAATAAGATCATTTTTGGTCACTATTGCCGTATGGTCCTATGCAGAACCCATCGGGGTTAATTCTGGTTCGGGGCCGGCATGTCTATGGTCGGACTCGTGATTCGGTTTTGATTGCCTCTTGACAAAATTATAATATCATGTGAACACCTTTTTTTGGTTCTTATATAACTCGAGCTTGCTTGCTATACATGTTACTTATGGAGAATCTTTGTTGTCGATACATACGTATGCTCTCAATCTTGATACAGTCTCGGGATCCCGAGAGTGATTTGCAAGCTTTTTCCCTCCTTGGAGAATAAGATCATTTTTGGTCACTATTGCCGTATGGTCCTATGCAGAACCCATCGGGTTAATTCTGGTTCGGGGCCGGCATGATATGAATCTGCAGCACTTGAATGGCCGACGTCACAGCGATCGTACTCAACTGGGCCCGGCTCGAGAACGTCAAGTCCATTGTCGCTCATCTGTGCGATGAACCATTGCGGACGATCTCAAATGTGATCGTATGGAATAACTCACCCGATAGAATAGATGCCTCTGTGAGTCTCTTTTGATCGCTCCAGGTGGCGTTGATTGACTATGGGGGGTTAGGAGTTTGTCGCAGACGAGAGAGTGAGGATCATAAATTCAGACGTGTTCTTCCAGGCGAGGTTTTTGGCATGTTTAGAGGCCGAGGGAGAATGGTGTTTGGTTCAGGTAGGACCGCGCGATCAGGTTTCTCTGACGCATTCACAGCACTGATAAGGACGACAGGACGACGACTACCTTGTCTCTACCGAATCTATCAAAGCACTTCGCAAATACGCAGGATTATACAACACCAAATACCCAATCCACCTTCTTCCGCCGCACGAACACCTTTCGACCACACTCCGAATACTCGTACATTCTCCTTTACACGTCGCCTCGTTCGCATGGCTCGGTCATGGTACTCTCCTCTCTAAATCGCATGCTCGAGCGTTTATGGAAGTGTTAAAGGCCGAGAGCGCGAACCAAGAACACATCATGCAAATGGCGGATAACTTCTTTTCCGTGCTCTTGAACCGGCGCGCGGACGTATGGGTCGATCGGGGGATGCATTTCGCAGAGGGTCGGGAGGTCGCGTTTACCGTGGGGGCAGAGGGAGATGCGAGGAACTGGTATTATACGGTGCGTCCATGCCCTTTACCAGTACCGATGGAATTAATTCGAGATTAAAAAAGAAGCGTCTTTCTATAGGCGATTGCGGAAAAGTATCTCGAAAGTATCGTCCAGAGGGCCGAGCCCAATGGATATACGGATCTTGAACcgaaagaagaagaagaagagttGGTTACTCGTTCCCCAGCCAGTACACACGGTCTTTGGTCGACCAATGTCCCGATGTTGCCTCGAAACGTGTTCGAGGCCGGGCGAAACGCGACGGATCTTAGGTCTGCGGATATGACGCGGAGGAGCGCGTTGGGGAAGTGGACGCAAGGCATTATATTCATCATTCGTTTGCGTGTGTCGGGGATGGGCTGGAGCATACAGTCTTTAAAAGTCCGGCTGGTGAGTCCGTTTTCTATTTTTCTATTTTTTTAGAGTGTTTATTGGTTTTGCTTGGGTGTGTTGTAGGTTGTGAAGAAGGTCAATGGCTGTCTTTTGATTTGCTTGAAAAGGTGGAGGTGTCGAGGATTGAAATCGAGTGGACGATCGAGCCAGAGTTTGCACATGAAGTCCAAGACATGAATTACCAAGTTTCAGAGGACGGAGTGTGGATAAATGCGGTCGTACAAGAGTGCACGCGAGTCGAATCCGAGTCGCCAGAGTGGATCAAAGTGTCGACAAGGCTGGACCTAGAGTCCCCGCGGATATTGAATATCGTTCGCGCAAATATTGGTCCTGGGTCTGGATCGGAGCGTCCGGCTTGGGGGGTGGCTGGATGTGCGGTGAGAGTAGTGCCAGAATAAGCCCGCTCTGGAAATTCGGATTAACCTAGTTTATCTGGCTGAGGTTTGCCCTTGTACGGTGCGAGTGTCGGGCCCATGACGTCAAACACGATTATTCTGTATATAGAGATAAAATAGCTGAATAAATACTGGAATAGAAGGCAGCAAAAGAGTGTGCTCGAGAGCAAAGCCGTGTTTTTCGAAATTTATAAACGAGACAGGTGTCGGAAAAATGAAAAAGCATGGTAGGATGGGGACACACAAGCACAAACTGTGGCAGACGTCAAGGCGAGCGCGTCACAAGTACTTAGGACGACCACGACCGACTCGACACGAGTGATAGACACTGATTGGCTGGGATGCTGGACACTATATGCCATCTGGGATGATGGGTCGCGAGCAGGGGATGCAGGGCAATCCAATGCATCCGCAACAGCAGCACATGCTGGGCCAGCCGCACCATCCCCAGCAGCCGCAGCCACACCATCCCATACAGCAGCCACCCCACCCACAGCAGCAGTTTGGCCCACAGCCACAGCAAGGCCCGCCCCCCAATGGCCAGGACATGTCTCTTGCCACCGTGCTTCACTATCTCCAGTCCGAATGGCGCCGCTACGAACGGGAGCGCAACGAATGGGAGATCGAGCGAGCCGAGATGCGCGTGAGTTTACTTGTCTCTTGTCTCCTTCAGGTGACCGACGTGTCCTAGGCGCGTATTGCGCTCCTCGAGGGCGAGAGACGCTCGTTTGACAATCTCAAGATTGATTGGACACGCCGCATAAAGATGCTCGAGTATGCCCTCAAGGTCGAGAGGTGCGTCCAGTATATTTCTATCAATTTGTTCTCACATTGTCCCAGGACAAAACAGTCAACCAGCCCGCGACAGCCCAGTCCAACAAGGTCGCCTCGTTGCGCAAAGAGGACGATCCTGCACCACTCAAGGAGGGAAGTGGGTCCAGTTCGCCACGTAGCGAAGGTACGTGGTCCTGTTATCTCCCATCACGCATATAATTTATCGCAGATCAGATATTCCTTTGCCTCCCGACGCGCGTGCTGGGGTCCTTGCTGGCGGTCAGCCCAACTCGCGACCACAGTCGATTGCCGGTCTCAATGGACTCGCATCTCAGTCCACGGCCAATCTGCTCGGTACAAAGATGACCGGCCGCGATCCCAAGTCGCGTGCGCGCAGCAAAGAGTATCTCAAACAATGTCTACAGGAAGTCAACTACCTCACGTCCCCGCAAGCTGTTAACCCCCTTCCCAACCGTCCATTGGTTTCCCTTGGCCCCAACTCTACGCTTATCAGCACCGGCGCTCAGAATATGGGTCAGCAAGAAGGTCAGCATCACCAACAAGGCAGTatgcagcagcaacaacctCAACATCATATGGCCAACACCAGCCCATCACTGTCGCCCTTCCCAATCTCCCGCCTTTCCCCTCCATGCCAGGGAACGAATCTAACCAGCATGGGGTGGTAATGATACTATCGGGCCCAACGGCCGACCGCGTAAACTTGTTCCAGAGGTCGGAAAGGAGTTTTCGACCTTGAACGGCGGTCTTGAGCCTAGTCTTATGCCCGAAAGCGTTGGTGCACCACGGGATCAGCCTACAGAGATCAAGAACAAGAGTGCTCCAGAATCTGGCGGTCAACCGCCTCAGAGCCAGCCCGACGTACCCACCTCTGCCCAGGAAGAGGAGCCTTTAGCTCCTATTCCTCTCGACGAACCCGAGCAAACCGCAGAACAGGAACCTCAAGTCGAAGAGGTCGAGTCTGCCGAGGAAGCCCCCAGACAACCTGCATCATCGGGAGGTGCTACAGCACTCGCCAATATGTTTGGTGACGCAATCTAGTCACGGCGATTTTCCGTCCGGATGATCGAGGGGAGTGGAAGAGGCAACTGCAAGAGGCACATGATGAAGCTGTGAGAGCTGGAACCGCTGGAAGTGGTCTCGAAAACATCTCATTAAAGGACGAGTTCGATACTGATGATATGGACAACGCGGCAGAAGAGAGCGAAGACAAGACAAAAGTTTGGAAAACTCGCAAGACGCTCAGAAAGTGAGTAGGGCTTGTCGTGCCCGGTTGGAATTTGACCAACGTGTCGTCCAGTCATCTCGATGCGGTCCGGGCCGTGGCCTTCCACCCTAATGAAATGTGCCTGGCTAGCGGTGGTGATGATTTCACAGTCAAGATTTGGAGGCTTGATCCAGCCTCTTTAACGTCCAATTCGTGAGTTCCCGGTCGTACTTTTTTTTTCACGGAATTTTGGCTGAATTTGAGTCGCGCCATCAAGCCGTCAAGCTCAGCAGTCGGTTGACATTGAGCCTCAGCTCACGCTTCGTGGACATACAGCCGCGATTACATGTCTCGTCGCGTCCCCACGAGGACTCTTGTTCTCCGCTTCTATGGATGCGTCCATCCGTATTTGGGCATTCCCTCCCGAGTCCCTGCAGCCGTACGCGCCCTACGACCCGAGCTACTCTCGAGGTGAACTCGTAGGACACACCGACGTAGTTTGGGGCCTGGCCCTCGTCCGGGATGGAACATGGCTCGCAAGCGGCGGTGCAGACGGCATGGTTAAAGTTTGGGAAATCACCGAATCGGGTGGAAATCTTCGACTGACCTGGGGCTACAACGGCGCTGAAGCTGAGGCCGAACCGGAGGCCGAACCCGAGTCGGGAGAGACGATACCGGTCGTGGCCGTCGAGGGTATCAAGAGTGATCTACGCAAAGTTGCGGTGGCGTACGCAAATTGCATAGTCAAGGTGTTTGACATTGAGAATGGCAAAGAATTGGGTTCCCCACTAACTTTTGGCGAACTCGATGTGCACACTGACACGGTCACGATTGTCCATTGATACGATTGGCTTCTCACTTGTCAGCGGCAGTCACGATGGCTCGATCCGATTCTGGGATATCCTAGGTTCCAAGACGTGCGTCCAGGAGATCAACGCCCACCGCGAAAAGAGCAACGAGGGCACGCTCGACGTGGTCTTCCACCCGAGCATGCCATTTATTGCGAGCGCGGGTGCGGACGGGGTAGTCAAAATCTATGCTTCATAATACGCGTCGCAAGAGGGATTTTTTTTGTTACGATTCGTAATGTTGTTTGACGCGCATGTGTAGTTCATAATCAAGGTAGCTGTGTGTTCCAACATTTCTCTGCTGTTGTGTTCAATTCAATCACGATTCCCACCGCCTACCTACCTACCCTACCCCCTCCTGGTTTGTTTCCATATGGCCTTGCAATTTTCCCCAGTGCGGCGGAGAGACGCGGTACATGTATATATTTTATCGTTTTCAAAAATAGTTGATTGTCTGGATATGCTGCGGTTGTTTGTTATTGAAGGAATGAATGCGGCTATAGTCGGATGAATAACTGGTTCCAATAGTATATGGACGTGTGTGGGGCAAATTACATTTCGACTAAGCGCCGGATGGCTCTGGCTGGCAATCGGTAGGTCTGTCGTTCCTGCAGTTGACAGCGAGGTCTTGTCCTCGGCCCAGACCTGATCTTCCTTGTTCTCAGGGCTACTCTTTGCATTTCCTTTGCCCACCTCGCCAGCTCTGGTTTGTTCGGCTCAAGTTTCGTGTCTATCTGGGTGAGATTATTATAATGTAAGTGGACGTCATTACATACTTGGATACGCGTTGGACGAGCAGCAGATAGACGGCCATGCCGCCACCAGAAATTCAGCAAGAAAGCCAAGCGTTTATTTCTTGGTTATCGCTATTCAAACTCTCACGGCCCGTCACTTCGCTCGCCGACCTTGACGATGGAACTGTGCTCTTCGAGGTCCTCTCTCAGGTGTACGTACACGCCATCTCGCTCACTAACCCTCTCCTgacccccctcccccctctCTCCTACTCCTTTCTAGTGACGAAGA
The nucleotide sequence above comes from Rhizoctonia solani chromosome 3, complete sequence. Encoded proteins:
- a CDS encoding striatin-like protein produces the protein MADVTAIVLNWARLENVKSIVAHLCDEPLRTISNVIVWNNSPDRIDASEFVADERVRIINSDVFFQARFLACLEAEGEWCLVQDDDYLVSTESIKALRKYAGLYNTKYPIHLLPPHEHLSTTLRILVHSPLHVASFAWLGHGTLLSKSHARAFMEVLKAESANQEHIMQMADNFFSVLLNRRADVWVDRGMHFAEGREVAFTVGAEGDARNWYYTAIAEKYLESIVQRAEPNGYTDLEPKEEEEELVTRSPASTHGLWSTNVCGYDAEERVGEVDARHYIHHSFACVGDGLEHTVFKSPAGCEEGQWLSFDLLEKVEVSRIEIEWTIEPEFAHEVQDMNYQVSEDGVWINAVVQECTRVESESPEWIKVSTRLDLESPRILNIVRANIGPGSGSERPAWGVAGCATLIGWDAGHYMPSGMMGREQGMQGNPMHPQQQHMLGQPHHPQQPQPHHPIQQPPHPQQQFGPQPQQGPPPNGQDMSLATVLHYLQSEWRRYERERNEWEIERAEMRARIALLEGERRSFDNLKIDWTRRIKMLEYALKDKTVNQPATAQSNKVASLRKEDDPAPLKEGSGSSSPRSEDIPLPPDARAGVLAGGQPNSRPQSIAGLNGLASQSTANLLGTKMTGRDPKSRARSKEYLKQCLQEVNYLTSPQAVNPLPNRPLVSLGPNSTLISTGAQNMAWGGNDTIGPNGRPRKLVPEVGKEFSTLNGGLEPSLMPESVGAPRDQPTEIKNKSAPESGGQPPQSQPDVPTSAQEEEPLAPIPLDEPEQTAEQEPQVEEVESAEEAPRQPASSGVTAIFRPDDRGEWKRQLQEAHDEAVRAGTAGSGLENISLKDEFDTDDMDNAAEESEDKTKVWKTRKTLRNHLDAVRAVAFHPNEMCLASGGDDFTVKIWRLDPASLTSNSRQAQQSVDIEPQLTLRGHTAAITCLVASPRGLLFSASMDASIRIWAFPPESLQPYAPYDPSYSRGELVGHTDVVWGLALVRDGTWLASGGADGMVKVWEITESGGNLRLTWGYNGAEAEAEPEAEPESGETIPVVAVEGIKSDLRKVAVAYANCIVKVFDIENGKELGSPLTFGELDVHTDTVTIVH